The genomic DNA AATAACCATCCTCAAGCCGTTTTAACAGACAACTGTACGTAAAAAGTTCATTATTCTCTCGCGATCTCCTATAACACCATATTattgttttacaaaaaatatacatattacatacaattcctaataaaagaaatgatGGGCTTTCCATAAAAAAATACTCTTTATAGTTGTTTGTGACTAGAGATAGTAGCATATGTAGAGTTTTTATAGGCCAGCAATCTATCTATAAccaaaattcatttaaatcccACTGAGCTAATAATGATTTTGGCGTGAAAACGTAACAAACAAACAGAAACGTTACTATCTATTAGtctaattattattctaatattcCTAGCTGTTGTTTCAAATATAAATTACTGTTTCTACCTGTGTCatactaataattaatattatgtgtgcGGACATACTCGTATTAATTACTAGTCACAGTGCTAGACAGTTTTGGCTGTGTAAAGCGAAAGTTTTCGTGGTAGGTGTTATCATAGAACTACCTTGACAATTTCAATAAGGAGGATGGTTATAAATTAACGAATATTATGCTCGAATAAGCAATAAAATAACTAGCCTTATACATTCTAGATAATATCTAAGTCAACGTTTAAATATCATTAACAATAATGACATTAACATTAGTTCACTAAattgtagtaaaaaaaaatctttcacttaGTAAACATAACAATTCTGGCTGTAGTTTTATTCAATAAAGTATACctatgtaatgtaataattattaaaataaaatattttttgttaacgcATTCACCTAAccagaaaataattaattaattaaatattattttattattaaaaagctTCAATGTTCAAAATCTCTTGAGGAATTGCGTCGTTTTATGGTAGGTTAACTTGCAGGAGACGTACCTACTAGCCTGAATGATATGATCAAATTAATGCAACGATCTTAAGTTTACATTGTTACAAAGGCCAATTTCGGTAGGTACTCTATAATATAATCTTTTttagagattttttaaaatttcatctaaatctAAGTACTTTATGCTCTTTCAATCTGAGTAGATTTTTACAAAATCTAAATGTGACCCATAACCTAATTCCAAATCTGGCCTTAATAGAGTATTATAATGTATTCATTACCTAATGTAATTGATGAAAACTATGAAAGTAGTGAAAATatacctattaattaattaacattgtGTTTTCGATTGTAAAATCACATTTTGTTCCCGCCGATTATGAATTTAAGGATATCAAATAAACGATCTGATATTATTTATAtgttgttatttatatttttactagctttccgcccgcggcttcgcccgcgtggaattttgtctgtcacagaaaaactttatcgcgcgcgtccctgtttcaaaaaccgggataaaaactatcctatgttctttcccgggactcaaactatctctatgccaaatttcatcaaaatcggttgcgaggtttaagcgggaaagcgtaacagacagacagagttactttcgcatttataatattagttgggatccAAATATATTCTTATTTATCACAAATGAAGGTCATTGACTGctgatataatttaattatccCCACGatactaattaatttaatatcagtTAAAGATCCAGCTCCAATTTTATTACCTTTTTCTTAGAATTAGTTATCTTttgaataggtaggtaggtatcttgCCAGGTAGCAATAAAAACCGTCCAAGTGCTCGTTGCACATGATTCAATCTATTTATAGTCTAATAAGCTAGCGACTGGACTTGGAACTCACTGACACTAAAGTAAGTAgcaatcataaatgtaaagttcCTGTGATAATAAATTGGTGATAATaagcaaattttaattttactaattatgttaattctggattagttatttaaaaaaatgactttATCGCATCTGAAatcactaacgcccgtatttacaaacgatatttgcttaagtgaagcagcaaatcaaacgcacagcgttgaatagagctctgtgattggttcgtatgtcaccctggcCCTGGTCCCtgagcgtccacgcgcactgtgagacctcatagtaatgtttgtgaatacgggcgtaagaaacCAAAAAATACATCCAGCAACTGTTTATTTGGAAACAGGCATCAATCAAAGCGGGTTAACTAATTCATAAGCAACATTTCGCCTGAACTCGCgtgatgtaggtacctatgttttgTTCAATTTATTATTCATCTACGTAGTTCAGCTCACCTCTGACTATCCAGACATCACGAACAGAAAATTGTACTTCACAGAAGTAATTTCCATTTCATCTGTCTTGAGgacataaaacatttatttcacgaACCAAATGACTTTTAAATACGAAGTTATTTTTGCGAAGTGCTCTCTagaaacttattttataacTCACTTAATGTAACCAGTGATTCGTGAACAACAAAATGAGAGCATGACGTTCATTTACGTGGAGAATAAATTAATGACACTAAAGATTAGTGTCCAAACCCACTCGATATTCTATTTTTGGACTATTTACCTGTTACAGGTAGAAACATCTATGTTTAACTAACATGTTGGATAGAGATTATTATTCAAAATGGATAAGCATGTTGATAAGCTTTAGCGGAAAacacataattaaaaatatttacacaaaacaTTGATAAAGATACAAACACGACGGATCATAAAAGACAGCAAACAATGCTACTAATCTTGTGGCGATTATTGTAATTTGTTATTGTCAAATTAAGGGTGGGTTTCTAAAGGGTGTGCATTAGCTTTGAGCACTAATCGCCCGCTCATCTAATGTGATTCATGCCTCTTCACCCCCGGGACGCTATATAAGATGAGTCAATCTGAAATTTGCATGTATTTTCAATATTTCGCAAGACCACAACGCATCTCCTGCTTTCTTAACTTGGTAAGTTAAAGTTTTTGATTTACTTAAGCCATGCCAATTTTAACAGCTTAAAAGAGTTACAAAATCCTTTAAATTGTTACTAAATATCTGTTGGAATGGTGTGTAAAACTGTTATAATAATTGAGGCGTGGAATTCACTATTGGGCTAAGTGCCAAAGAAGCAAAATCAAGTTTTTGCTTTTCGAAGGTGTTAAAAGACTGCCATTCCTTATGGAAGGTGTAAAGTGCCTACAATTTATGGCACTCAGCCCAATTGTGAATTCCACGCCTCAATTATTAGAATGTATAAAAAAGTTATACCGTAGAATTGATATTGTTTAGAATGTGAAACAGAATACGCAGTAGAATTCTCACAAgccaaaaatactttttgtaatGTATTTGATATTTCAGACCATACGTTACCCCGGGAAGATGAAGTCGTTTGTCCTGGTCACTCTGGCTGTGGTGGTTCTCTCGGCTGCAGGCGAGGAGCAGAAGGTGATGCTGTGTGGCCGAGAACTGGCGCGGGCCAGGGTGCTTCTATGCTTCGGCTCTGAATACATGTTTAAAAGAAGCGTGGATCAACTGGAACCATGTGAGTATACCATTATAATAATACCATGTATTATGCTTCAATTTACATGTGTCTAATAAACTCCAGCCTTTTTTGAGAACTACTTAGTCCGAAGGAGAGATTCATCATACTGAATCAAGCTTTTAATTCAATAGCATCAGTAGAGAAAACTCTTTACTAGAGAAAACTGTTAAATATTACTAAGTATGCTACTTATCATATTTGTACAAACACCATAGCGAATATTACCAAACTTTAAACACAGCTTTGGTTCATCAAAGAACAAATATCGCACATTATGCACAGAGAATAGGGATAGGTATCCGGTTTCTTGTTAAATATCAAATGCAGAGTCCTTATTTACGGACCTACTTAATTCTAAGTAACGAATAGTAAATGTTTAATTACCTCCACTTTAATCTTTCCTTTTATTTCACAGCGGACGACCAGGGCTGGCTATGGGGCGGGCGGCGCGATGCCCTGGGCGCGCGTTGGGGGCGCCACAAGCGAGGCCTCGTGGACGAGTGCTGCCTTAAGTCCTGCACCACGGAGGTGATCCGGACCTACTGCTAGGCCCCCACCAGACACGATTACACATATTATATCCATTGTAATTACTCATGTTTATTGTATTCTGcgtgtaaaaatataaatatgtgtaaataaagtttattgATGTACgtacaaaagtattttaatttcctTCAAGAAAACATCCATGTAATACACTGGTCAGAAAAATAATGCTCTATTTTTACGGgcaaaatttaaattacatcacGTTTTATCAGAACAATTCAACGGTTGATATCAAGTAAAAATCTCAAGGTTTGGCCAAATCAAACGCCTGCAGCCAGCATGCATGATGGCTAATGGCTATGGTGATGGTTTGACCGAACCTTTATAGGCTGTCATTTTTTTACACTCTACCTACATTCCAATCATTGAGAGATAAAGCTATAAgctatactttttatttataaaatgtcacacaaaattattttgaaatcgaTTTCTGAGTCAAATTGTAAAATGTTCGGCATGCCAACTAAAACACTTAGCTCATATTTTTGGAACGTGTACCCTAATATGAAAGCACATTTCGTGGaaggtaattaataattataataatatgtcaaaacaGGAAAATTCCCTGGAGAGAGGGAACTCTAAAAGTTGGTTGAACTCGAGGTTCGgtggatatttaatttttaaaatataatatcttaATGTTACCTTTGCGATATTAACGTCCATTTTGTGAGGATGTAATTTCGAATAACGAGAAAGAGAAAATGTTTTTAACCAGAAAAACTGAAAAATGAATTTTCAACCATATTTGAGTCAAATacttttataacattttaaattgtaGGGTATTGGTGTTAAACCActgtttataataaattaacggtcttattcataatcatttttcacattttatcaaatgcttattagaggtttataaaacgtttgataaaaattgttattcataatcgtcatttagcgctaaaatcctcttttatctgtgtgataagttatcgagagctcgggccttgtttaaagctctaataaacctattttaacctaacttttataaatgtcatttcatatgaatgtcacttcgttggtttatttattcaaaatatccttgctgtgatccttgcttgtgaaaatgaatgctataaatgcaattgtgcatttagccaataatgccgacccagcgcgacgtagaaagctctaccgccaacgaagcaacccattcgatttgcgggacctaaattttaaaataaaatataggttcaataaggacacagtgcgcaccatcatagatttggtggaagatgatctggttcagagcgctagaggtggtggcacgtgtcctgaactgcaagttttagtggccataagatgttggggacgtcgtgaggtaagcacaaaaaagtgttttattttatccctttgtcgtggctgctataattattttcatacattttcaggtacaagatgatgctggtgacctccatggcctaagtcagccgacagtgagccggatatgcgccagagtcgcgcatgcaatcgcgaataaggcaaattccttcatcaaaatgcctatcactataggagagcaggaaagaattagtgccaaatttagagcaattaaaaattttcctggggtgataggagccatagattgcacccacattaaaattaaaaaaaccggaggtgacatggcccagtactatattaatagaaaaggctattattccctgaatgttcaggtaaaatatattttgattttatacagtttacaacagagaaagatttgttttaataatgtctataatttttactttgtatgatctaaattttagcaacattcaacactatattattggatggattacctacaggatactgttttttttattttaggttgtctgtgatgctgacctcaaaataatggatatagtggctagatggcgaggcagtacacatgacagtcgaatttttatggagagcaatataaaacaacgatttgaggataggcagtttagaggacgccttattggcgattcgggctaccctcttctgccatatctatttacacctattttaaggcctagtcgtccagaagaagaagcatacaataatgctcacatctcaactaggaacactgttgaaaggtgttttggggtgtggaagcagcggttccaatgcctactccatggcttaccagtaagcctccaaaatggaaaagctgtgatcatagcattggctgtattacataatatagccattgatatgaatgacacattgttaggtaaatgttatcaatttgactgtacataaggaatacaaatctttatgacaaaatgttgacaaattcataatatttttcagaacaacatatggagcaggtccctgtaactccgcaactttcgacggagaacagtgttcacgacaaccgaccttcattgttgaggcgtaggtcgcagttgatactacaaaattttataaatcaacatttttgaatggtactaaaatacattttgataaattccaacgatttacttttatgtaatgtcatttgagttcatgaaaatgttgtattttaatttttcagatactgttcctggcatcttaatgaaaataaaaagaatatttgattgaaaaatacctgtatttcaattttcagtccaatttgttactatcacaaaaacaaaacctgtagttctctttaaaaaagcaattattctgcaaaaattcaaaacaaattactttatatcactaatttaagtacaattagtttcaacaaacttacttattaaaaatcacagttcaattctttaaaacaaagaaattgcttaagtataaacgtttctattcggaggttatcaaccttctacatttaaaacaaaataaccataatttacactattattataaaggcgaatgtttgtgactaggcatatgtgtatttactttatatcactaatttaagtacaattattaaacttacttactaaaaatcacagttcaattcttataaacaaataaattgctaaaacagatagattatatagtctcgaataacatataggcttctttttatcctggaaaaatgcacagatcctgtaggttacagaaatagtagtctacgcaggcggagtcgtgggcaacagctagttaatagtaatctcaaactcttattaagttatgactagtaaacatattcatagccgtctaaatatattgcagaaacacaatcaaaatgcggattggaactgcataaaatacaaattaaaaacaaacagaagtaagggaggaactaacttattatttagaatctgttagtacttgaaaaactttaacatcaaaagacttattattctttattaatgtgagtgtaatatttaagtttttcctgtaataattgatgctcaagatccaagtttctccctttcttccgttcgttttccatttgaacttcatgcagttcaatccggcattttgattctgtttctgcaatttcggaaatcctaactttgcttaaatcaattaagccttctttgtttaacagtttcctttttttttttattgctggtgctttaaaattaggttttgctttattttcttttgcctctacttttttattttctttatcttccaatatgcctctagtagtacaagcatgtgtatcttctatttcttcatcaagtaccaccaattcatattggatttcttcattatttatcaattcctgatcttgcgtattttgagttgattcctcctcttgaatgttaattaattcacttttatttgagtccgagtcaaatctgttaacatcgactacaaattcattgggcaaccaagatgctatatcatcagccctatcgtcaggcactgataatggtggaccaccgccagttttaatttgagcctgcctagcaatggtcttgtctttcttcgcactgatttttatgaggctccattgcgattttaactgggtaatggagcggttcataccagcgcacattgaattaaacctgaaaaagaaatgacaggattttgaattacaggtaaaggcaaaattttatattgaaggcagaaatcaaaagatgtaccaacgttgtttgtaaatcagcccaagccgcaaccttccgtttattcgtgttagtgtctgtatttttattttcgattgcatttactctttctttcaccaactctttcagcaaatactgaaaagcaaacactaggcgtcaaacataaataaaaccatgctacaaaaattagtaggcactttatcaggctaaaaataagtactaccttatcttcctccaaccagttttctgatcgttgccttttaggcggtctgttctccttcgtcatggacataattagtatccgatgtaactatccgggtcgtcgtaagagcttattgcagagtacagggtaagaggtacagaatccagaacatacaatcccaagttttataaaagtttgataaaacttgggagttgatcgaaaaaaccgaaaactttattaaattttcgtgccaaatgtcaatgtcagtaagtaaaacgtcacagctgccaattttttgttttttttttctgcgatttgtctatgattttacatggtccatcaagttaaatcaccaaaaaagctgttttcgttcattctttttgtatagtctgtggaaagaaaatattaaactctgttttagctatcaaaggtttgtaaacgattatgaataacgttttttatcagaggtttataagagtgttttaagcctatcaaacgttttagctaatgtaggttttaaacctatattagcattttattatgaataagaccgtaagtcattaggtactaaataattataataaataatcatcaaTTACTTTACAGCCTTTTAGACACAGCCACACAGGCCTCCTGCGTTGTTTGAAGTATTAAGATAAAACATTATGTTTTATAAATGATGGTTTATGTCTTTTGGTATGACTATAAGCATTCTATTGTGTAGGTACTGAACATattgtgtaggtacttattttatgaggaggtcttgaaaacaTTAAGAATACCATCAGACTTTATGTTATAAACT from Ostrinia nubilalis chromosome 8, ilOstNubi1.1, whole genome shotgun sequence includes the following:
- the LOC135074175 gene encoding bombyxin B-6-like — protein: MSQSEICMYFQYFARPQRISCFLNLTIRYPGKMKSFVLVTLAVVVLSAAGEEQKVMLCGRELARARVLLCFGSEYMFKRSVDQLEPSDDQGWLWGGRRDALGARWGRHKRGLVDECCLKSCTTEVIRTYC
- the LOC135074157 gene encoding putative nuclease HARBI1, translating into MNAINAIVHLANNADPARRRKLYRQRSNPFDLRDLNFKIKYRFNKDTVRTIIDLVEDDLVQSARGGGTCPELQVLVAIRCWGRREVQDDAGDLHGLSQPTVSRICARVAHAIANKANSFIKMPITIGEQERISAKFRAIKNFPGVIGAIDCTHIKIKKTGGDMAQYYINRKGYYSLNVQVVCDADLKIMDIVARWRGSTHDSRIFMESNIKQRFEDRQFRGRLIGDSGYPLLPYLFTPILRPSRPEEEAYNNAHISTRNTVERCFGVWKQRFQCLLHGLPVSLQNGKAVIIALAVLHNIAIDMNDTLLEQHMEQVPVTPQLSTENSVHDNRPSLLRRRSQLILQNFINQHF